One window of Bacteroidota bacterium genomic DNA carries:
- the folP gene encoding dihydropteroate synthase, whose translation MAGKDTPFLKKSTLNCGGQLLDISHPKVMGILNVTPDSFFDGNQYTVAAKIKARVGVMISEGVDIIDIGGVSTRPKSSLITEREELKRVVPVVEMIHDLFPNALLSVDTFRANVAKKSIHSGAHLVNDISAGSFDKKMFDTLAELGVPYCMMHLNGSFSSMHQNYESKNLLKEMLQYFSLKIEQLRIRGIKDIVIDPGFGFSKSLEQNFQILKNLSLLQLLDVPILVGISRKSMINKLLHTTPEEALNGSTVLNTLAIQNGATILRVHDVKQAKQAIQLFSYYQQQA comes from the coding sequence ATGGCTGGTAAAGATACTCCTTTTTTAAAAAAATCAACACTCAACTGTGGAGGACAACTGTTGGATATTTCGCATCCGAAAGTAATGGGAATTTTAAACGTTACTCCCGATTCATTTTTTGATGGAAACCAGTATACTGTTGCTGCAAAAATAAAAGCAAGAGTTGGAGTAATGATTTCTGAAGGTGTTGACATTATTGACATTGGAGGTGTTTCAACCCGACCTAAAAGTAGCTTAATTACTGAACGGGAAGAACTTAAAAGAGTAGTGCCGGTGGTGGAAATGATACACGATTTATTTCCCAATGCGCTGCTATCAGTTGATACATTTCGTGCAAACGTTGCTAAAAAAAGTATACATTCAGGAGCACATTTGGTGAACGATATTAGTGCTGGAAGTTTTGACAAAAAAATGTTCGATACCCTTGCCGAACTTGGAGTTCCATATTGTATGATGCACCTTAACGGAAGCTTTTCAAGCATGCATCAAAACTATGAATCCAAAAATTTGTTAAAAGAAATGCTGCAGTATTTTTCATTAAAAATTGAGCAATTGCGCATTCGTGGTATAAAGGATATTGTTATTGATCCCGGATTTGGATTTAGTAAATCGCTTGAACAAAATTTTCAGATACTTAAAAATTTATCTTTGCTGCAACTACTTGATGTTCCCATTTTGGTAGGAATTTCACGAAAATCGATGATAAATAAATTACTACATACAACTCCTGAAGAAGCCTTAAATGGGAGTACAGTGCTCAATACGCTTGCCATACAAAACGGTGCTACAATATTACGGGTACACGATGTAAAGCAAGCCAAACAAGCTATTCAGTTATTTTCATATTACCAGCAACAAGCATGA
- a CDS encoding DUF1599 domain-containing protein codes for MSTTSAQFDSSIKKCKDIFIKKMHDYGTAWRILRTQSITDQLYIKAQRIRSIEQKGMQKINEDVQSEYIGLVNYSIIGLIQLTLNEKDELELPVAKAEKLYDQFATMAKELMENKNHDYSEAWRDMRISSLTDLILMKLMRTKQIEDNKGISLISEGIDANYLDILNYSVFALIRLDELKSTN; via the coding sequence ATGAGTACTACTTCAGCGCAATTTGATTCAAGTATAAAGAAATGTAAAGACATTTTTATAAAAAAAATGCACGATTACGGCACTGCCTGGCGAATTCTACGCACGCAAAGTATCACTGATCAGTTGTATATAAAGGCACAACGCATTCGAAGCATCGAACAAAAGGGCATGCAAAAGATTAATGAAGACGTGCAATCTGAATACATTGGTTTGGTTAATTATTCTATCATTGGTTTAATTCAACTTACTTTAAACGAGAAAGACGAGTTGGAATTACCGGTTGCAAAAGCCGAAAAGCTGTACGATCAATTCGCAACTATGGCAAAGGAATTGATGGAAAATAAAAATCATGATTATAGCGAAGCATGGCGCGATATGCGCATTTCGTCGCTTACCGATTTAATATTAATGAAACTAATGCGTACTAAACAGATTGAAGACAATAAAGGAATTTCCCTTATTTCAGAAGGCATTGACGCAAATTACCTCGATATATTAAATTACAGTGTATTTGCTTTAATTCGATTAGATGAACTAAAATCAACCAATTAA